In Capsicum annuum cultivar UCD-10X-F1 chromosome 7, UCD10Xv1.1, whole genome shotgun sequence, one genomic interval encodes:
- the LOC107854223 gene encoding transcription factor IBH1-like 1 — protein MRNPSSLKQEFLKKWIKGLQICNSTKKKMSIMERKKIIKLSADIAMASTRKSTTYWSHALMVNASKDDTNKIIIENILENDDDNNSKGIRIINFKKASKGIIRSKKIVKKSWKISRRGRKIISPNIIAKKMVKKRTKVLKSLVPGGEYMDNALLIKETLDYIISLRVQVDVMRHLANNASYEINNPKKSL, from the coding sequence aTGAGGAATCCTAGTTCACTCAAGCAAGAATTTCTCAAGAAGTGGATAAAGGGTCTTCAAATATGtaattctacaaaaaaaaaaatgagtataatggagagaaaaaaaattataaaattatcagCAGATATAGCAATGGCTTCAACAAGAAAATCAACAACTTATTGGAGTCATGCACTTATGGTAAATGCTTCAAAAGATGAtacaaataaaatcatcatagaaaatattcttgaaaatgatgatgataataattctAAGGGAATTAGAATTATTAATTTCAAGAAAGCTTCAAAGGGAATTATTAGAAgcaaaaaaattgtgaaaaaaagttggaaaatttcaAGAAGAggtagaaaaattatttcaccaaatattatagcaaaaaaaatggtgaaaaaaagaacaaaagttCTTAAAAGTCTTGTTCCTGGTGGAGAATATATGGATAATGCTTTATTAATTAAAGAAACCCTagattatattatttcattaagAGTTCAAGTTGATGTTATGAGGCATCTTGCTAATAATGCTAGTTATGAGATTAATAATCCTAAAAAAagtttgtag